The proteins below are encoded in one region of Nitrosomonas ureae:
- a CDS encoding cupin domain-containing protein: MLKGTFIDLMQRIPGQASAEWPMGEPFTLAFAHGTMSVEVYAPKGTDIQTPHDQDELYFIHSGHGEIVVAGERHSFEPGMVFFVAAHVEHRFENFSADFSTWVVFWGPKGGE; encoded by the coding sequence ATGCTGAAAGGGACATTCATTGATCTGATGCAACGCATACCCGGCCAGGCCAGCGCGGAATGGCCGATGGGCGAGCCTTTTACGCTGGCGTTTGCGCACGGCACCATGTCGGTGGAAGTTTATGCGCCCAAGGGTACGGATATACAAACACCGCATGATCAGGACGAGTTGTATTTCATCCATTCCGGTCATGGCGAGATTGTGGTAGCGGGTGAACGTCATTCATTTGAGCCCGGTATGGTATTTTTTGTCGCAGCGCATGTCGAGCATCGTTTTGAGAATTTCTCAGCGGATTTTTCTACCTGGGTAGTTTTTTGGGGCCCGAAAGGCGGCGAATAG
- a CDS encoding arsenate reductase family protein: MLKFYGYKKCDTCRKAEQCLQQAGISYEFVDITENPPTAEELAGIVACANVSLNKLFNTSGVQYRELKIKAQLPALSDKEILTLLAGNGRLIKRPLITDGQRATVGFNAEKFADIWG, translated from the coding sequence ATGCTCAAATTTTACGGTTATAAAAAATGCGATACCTGCCGCAAGGCGGAGCAATGTTTACAGCAAGCCGGAATTAGCTACGAATTTGTTGATATCACCGAAAATCCACCAACCGCGGAAGAACTGGCCGGGATTGTTGCATGCGCCAATGTTTCATTGAACAAACTTTTTAATACCAGCGGGGTGCAGTACCGCGAACTAAAAATCAAGGCACAATTGCCTGCCTTATCTGACAAGGAAATACTCACGTTGCTTGCGGGTAATGGCCGTTTGATCAAAAGACCGCTGATTACCGATGGGCAGCGTGCAACCGTGGGGTTTAACGCGGAGAAGTTTGCGGATATCTGGGGTTGA
- a CDS encoding 3-hydroxyacyl-CoA dehydrogenase/enoyl-CoA hydratase family protein → MRDQRFLVRKAAVLGAGVMGAQIAAHLVNANIETLLFELPGDADNPNTNVIKAVEKLKKQEPAPLSIKTKATCIQAANYDQHLEQLKDCDLVIEAIAERMDWKRDLYVKVAPYLGEHTIFASNTSGLSINQLAEAFPEALRHRFCGIHFFNPPRYMHLVELIPCQSSDVAMLDHLEEFLVTYLGKGVIRAKDTPNFIANRIGVFSLLATMHHGREFNFGFDLVDALTGSLIGRPKSATFRTADVVGLDTLAHVINTMRDTLPDDPWHRYFAVPDWLQGLIETGALGEKVKRGVYQKIKNEIHVFDLPSQTYRLSAAEVDDELKQLLKHSNPAEKFAALRNSQQPQAQFLWSIFRDLFHYCAVQLEAIADNARDLDLAVRWGFGWNQGPFEIWQAAGWKQIANWIQEDISAGKSMSQAPLPQWVMTIAASDKKSVHAAQGSFSPASGELQPRSALPVYQRQLFPDRLIGEEVVYGKTIFETDAVRMWHNGDGIAILSFKSKMHTIGIDVLEGVQHAIKEAEKDWRALVIWQTEPPFSAGANLQKATERPKPNAEQGSAPPAPPQPPSAFQSFLKKFKKSAQATVLQVARELDLADVLMAKKLAEVEGMIKQFQQTSQALRYSMIPTVAAVDGLALGGGCEFVMHCDRAVATLESYIGLVETGVGLLPAGGGCKEFAMRAAQNAKDGDPFPSLKHYFQTVAMAELAKSAEQAKDLGYLRRADTIVMHRFELLYVAKAQALALAESGYRPPLRMREIPVAGNTGIATIQSQLVNLRAGGFISEHDDLIANKVAHVMCGGDLTPGSLVDENWFLELERTAFMELLATAKTQTRIEHTLKTGKPLRN, encoded by the coding sequence TTGAGAGATCAACGTTTTTTAGTACGGAAAGCTGCGGTACTGGGCGCTGGCGTGATGGGCGCGCAGATTGCGGCGCATCTGGTCAATGCCAATATCGAAACATTGTTGTTTGAGTTGCCGGGTGATGCGGACAATCCCAATACCAATGTGATCAAGGCGGTGGAGAAACTTAAAAAGCAGGAGCCCGCACCGCTATCGATCAAAACCAAAGCCACCTGCATCCAAGCGGCCAATTACGATCAACATCTGGAACAGCTCAAAGATTGCGATTTGGTGATTGAAGCGATCGCCGAGCGTATGGATTGGAAGCGCGATCTGTATGTCAAGGTTGCGCCTTATTTGGGGGAGCATACGATTTTTGCCAGTAATACCTCGGGATTATCGATCAATCAGCTGGCCGAAGCTTTTCCGGAAGCATTACGCCATCGTTTTTGCGGCATACATTTTTTTAATCCGCCGCGCTATATGCATCTGGTCGAATTGATTCCTTGTCAATCCAGCGATGTGGCAATGCTTGATCATCTGGAAGAATTTCTGGTGACTTATCTGGGCAAAGGCGTGATACGCGCCAAAGACACCCCCAATTTCATCGCCAATCGCATCGGCGTGTTTTCGTTGCTAGCGACCATGCATCATGGCCGGGAATTTAATTTTGGATTCGATCTGGTCGATGCGCTGACGGGTTCCTTGATTGGGCGTCCCAAAAGCGCAACGTTCCGTACCGCGGATGTGGTCGGTTTGGATACTTTGGCGCATGTCATCAATACCATGCGCGATACGTTGCCGGATGATCCCTGGCATCGTTATTTTGCTGTGCCGGATTGGCTGCAAGGTTTAATCGAAACCGGTGCGCTGGGTGAGAAGGTCAAGCGTGGCGTTTATCAGAAAATAAAAAATGAAATTCATGTATTTGATCTGCCATCGCAAACCTATCGTTTGTCCGCGGCTGAAGTGGATGATGAATTGAAACAACTGTTGAAACACAGCAATCCCGCAGAAAAATTTGCTGCGTTGCGCAATAGCCAGCAGCCGCAAGCACAGTTTTTGTGGTCCATATTCCGTGATTTGTTTCATTACTGCGCAGTACAACTGGAAGCCATTGCGGATAATGCGCGCGATCTCGATCTGGCAGTGCGCTGGGGGTTTGGTTGGAATCAAGGGCCATTTGAGATCTGGCAGGCAGCAGGATGGAAGCAAATTGCCAATTGGATTCAGGAAGATATCTCTGCTGGGAAAAGTATGAGTCAAGCGCCTTTACCACAATGGGTAATGACGATTGCCGCAAGCGACAAAAAAAGCGTGCATGCTGCACAGGGTTCTTTTTCTCCTGCATCCGGGGAACTGCAACCGCGTTCCGCACTGCCGGTGTATCAACGCCAATTGTTTCCTGATCGATTAATCGGTGAAGAAGTGGTATATGGAAAAACCATATTTGAAACCGATGCCGTGAGAATGTGGCATAACGGTGATGGCATTGCCATACTCAGTTTTAAGAGCAAAATGCACACGATTGGCATTGACGTACTGGAAGGAGTCCAGCACGCAATTAAGGAAGCTGAAAAAGATTGGCGCGCCCTGGTGATCTGGCAAACAGAGCCGCCGTTTTCTGCCGGAGCTAATTTACAGAAGGCCACGGAGCGGCCTAAACCGAATGCGGAGCAGGGCAGTGCGCCGCCTGCACCACCGCAGCCGCCGAGTGCATTTCAATCATTCCTCAAAAAATTCAAGAAATCCGCCCAGGCTACGGTGCTGCAAGTGGCACGGGAACTGGATCTTGCCGATGTGCTGATGGCTAAGAAACTGGCAGAAGTGGAAGGAATGATCAAGCAGTTTCAACAAACTTCACAAGCGTTGCGCTATTCGATGATTCCGACGGTTGCGGCCGTGGATGGCTTGGCATTGGGTGGCGGATGCGAATTTGTCATGCACTGCGACCGTGCGGTGGCAACGCTGGAAAGTTATATTGGTTTGGTGGAGACGGGTGTTGGGCTATTACCTGCGGGTGGCGGATGCAAGGAGTTTGCCATGCGCGCGGCGCAAAATGCCAAAGACGGCGATCCTTTCCCATCGCTCAAACACTATTTTCAAACCGTGGCAATGGCGGAATTGGCGAAAAGCGCGGAGCAAGCCAAGGATCTCGGTTATTTGCGTCGGGCCGATACCATCGTGATGCATCGTTTTGAATTATTGTACGTGGCCAAGGCACAGGCGCTGGCATTAGCCGAGTCTGGCTATCGCCCGCCATTGCGCATGCGGGAAATTCCCGTGGCGGGTAACACGGGCATTGCAACGATTCAAAGCCAGTTGGTTAATTTGCGCGCGGGCGGTTTTATTTCCGAACATGACGATCTGATTGCGAATAAGGTAGCGCATGTCATGTGTGGAGGTGATTTAACACCCGGCAGTCTGGTCGATGAAAATTGGTTTTTGGAATTGGAACGAACAGCCTTTATGGAGTTGCTGGCAACCGCAAAAACCCAGACGCGCATCGAGCACACACTGAAAACCGGCAAGCCACTTAGAAACTGA
- a CDS encoding acetyl-CoA C-acyltransferase, producing MTKQTQEAYIVAAVRTPVGKAPRGMFKNVRPDDMLVHVLRAVMKQCEGLDPKAIDDVIVGCAMPEAEQGINVARVGLLLAGLPDNVAGMTINRFCASGLQSVALAADRIRLGEADVMIAGGTESMSMVPMMGNKVSMNPMMFEHEENVAIAYGMGMTAEKVAEQWKVSREDQDEFALTSHQRAIKAIQSGEFQQEIAPYPVDEKRPDLVTHHVREKVVIKDTDEGPRADTSLDALAKLKPVFAAKGSVTAGNSSQMSDGAGAVVLMSEAAMQRFNLSPIGRFIGFSVAGVPPEIMGIGPIKAIPKVLAQTGIKQDDLDWIELNEAFAAQSLAVIRDLGLDRNKVNPLGGAIALGHPLGATGSIRVATLLHGLRRHKQKYGMVTMCIGSGMGAAGVFEAL from the coding sequence ATGACCAAGCAAACTCAAGAAGCCTATATTGTAGCTGCTGTACGTACTCCGGTGGGAAAAGCGCCGCGCGGCATGTTCAAGAATGTACGCCCCGACGACATGCTGGTGCATGTGCTGCGTGCGGTGATGAAGCAATGCGAAGGACTGGATCCGAAGGCAATTGATGATGTGATTGTCGGATGTGCCATGCCGGAAGCGGAACAAGGCATCAATGTGGCGCGTGTGGGATTGTTATTGGCGGGTTTGCCCGATAATGTGGCGGGTATGACAATCAATCGCTTTTGCGCATCGGGCCTGCAATCGGTAGCTCTGGCTGCGGATCGCATTCGCCTCGGAGAAGCCGACGTGATGATTGCGGGAGGTACCGAAAGCATGAGCATGGTGCCGATGATGGGTAACAAAGTTTCCATGAATCCGATGATGTTTGAGCATGAAGAAAATGTGGCGATCGCTTACGGGATGGGTATGACCGCAGAAAAAGTGGCCGAACAATGGAAAGTGTCGCGCGAAGATCAGGATGAGTTTGCTCTGACCAGTCATCAGCGGGCTATCAAAGCTATCCAATCCGGCGAATTCCAGCAGGAGATTGCACCTTATCCGGTGGATGAGAAACGCCCCGATCTAGTTACGCACCATGTGCGTGAGAAAGTTGTCATCAAAGATACTGACGAAGGACCCCGTGCCGACACCAGCCTGGATGCATTGGCGAAGTTGAAACCGGTTTTTGCTGCCAAAGGCTCGGTAACTGCAGGAAATAGCTCGCAAATGTCAGACGGTGCCGGCGCGGTGGTTTTAATGAGCGAAGCTGCGATGCAACGTTTCAATCTGTCCCCGATCGGGCGATTTATTGGATTTTCGGTAGCCGGTGTGCCGCCTGAAATTATGGGTATCGGCCCGATCAAAGCGATTCCCAAAGTACTCGCACAAACCGGCATCAAGCAGGATGATTTGGATTGGATCGAGCTAAATGAGGCATTCGCGGCGCAAAGCCTTGCAGTGATTCGCGATCTGGGATTGGATCGCAATAAAGTGAACCCTTTGGGCGGCGCAATTGCATTAGGGCATCCGCTGGGAGCCACCGGCTCAATTCGGGTGGCTACATTGCTGCACGGATTGCGGCGTCATAAACAAAAATACGGCATGGTAACCATGTGCATTGGAAGTGGAATGGGTGCGGCAGGTGTGTTTGAGGCGCTTTGA
- a CDS encoding COX15/CtaA family protein, producing MQKPIAIWLLICCAMVFAMIVVGGVTRLTDSGLSIVEWQPIVGTMPPVTQEDWDVLLEKYRATPQYQKINKGMSVDEFKNIFWWEYFHRLLGRLIGIVFFVPFVYFLVKKRIDRSLGIKLTGIFILGGLQGLMGWYMVMSGLVNDPHVSQYRLTAHLGLAFVIFAAMFWVALGLLTPQSEHPKPDEKIQSLRRFSYSLTSLIFIMILSGGFVAGIRAGLAYNTFPLMNGYLIPPDLFILEPWYRNFFDNITTVQFDHRLIAWLLAFLVPLFWFKTRKVELSGTTRLACNLFLLMLAVQISLGITTLLQVVPIHLAASHQGGAVLLFAASLWVSHRFR from the coding sequence ATGCAAAAACCTATTGCGATCTGGTTACTTATTTGTTGTGCCATGGTATTTGCCATGATAGTAGTTGGTGGCGTTACGCGATTGACCGATTCAGGGCTCTCAATTGTCGAATGGCAACCTATCGTGGGCACCATGCCCCCGGTCACACAGGAAGACTGGGACGTATTGCTCGAGAAATACCGCGCTACACCGCAGTATCAGAAAATCAATAAAGGCATGAGTGTCGATGAATTTAAAAATATCTTTTGGTGGGAATACTTTCACCGCCTGCTGGGTCGGCTTATCGGAATAGTATTTTTTGTCCCTTTTGTTTATTTTCTGGTTAAAAAAAGAATCGACCGATCTTTAGGAATCAAGTTGACCGGCATATTTATACTGGGGGGGTTGCAGGGGTTGATGGGATGGTACATGGTCATGAGCGGTTTGGTTAACGATCCGCATGTCAGCCAGTATCGGCTTACCGCGCATCTTGGGTTGGCTTTTGTGATTTTCGCCGCGATGTTTTGGGTTGCTCTGGGCCTGCTTACTCCGCAAAGCGAGCACCCCAAACCCGATGAAAAAATTCAAAGTTTGCGCAGATTCTCTTATAGCCTCACCTCATTGATCTTTATCATGATTCTTTCCGGAGGATTTGTTGCCGGTATTCGTGCTGGCTTGGCTTACAATACATTCCCGCTCATGAACGGATATTTGATTCCGCCAGACCTTTTTATTCTGGAACCCTGGTATCGAAATTTCTTTGACAACATCACTACCGTCCAATTCGACCACCGACTGATTGCGTGGCTATTGGCTTTTTTAGTGCCGCTTTTTTGGTTTAAAACACGCAAAGTCGAACTATCCGGCACTACACGTCTTGCTTGCAATCTTTTCTTGTTGATGCTGGCAGTACAGATCAGCCTGGGTATCACAACTTTATTGCAGGTGGTTCCGATTCATCTGGCAGCGTCTCATCAAGGGGGCGCAGTGCTGCTATTTGCGGCATCGCTATGGGTAAGCCATCGCTTCCGGTAG
- the smpB gene encoding SsrA-binding protein SmpB: MSIVQNKKAFHDYFIEEKYEAGLALEGWEVKSIRDGRVQLKEAYVIIRNSALYLIGSHISPLKTASTHINPDPVRTRKLLLHAEQIRRLIGKVERAGYTLVPLDMHYKTGRIKLEIGLAKGKKQHDKRESEKQKEWERTKQRLMRDK, from the coding sequence ATGAGTATAGTACAAAATAAAAAAGCTTTTCACGATTATTTCATCGAGGAAAAGTACGAAGCAGGCTTGGCACTGGAAGGGTGGGAAGTTAAATCCATACGCGATGGCCGGGTTCAGCTGAAAGAAGCTTATGTCATTATTCGGAACAGCGCATTATATCTCATTGGCAGTCATATCAGCCCGCTTAAGACAGCGTCAACGCACATTAATCCTGATCCGGTACGTACCCGTAAGTTGCTGCTGCACGCAGAACAAATCAGACGGCTTATCGGCAAAGTCGAACGCGCCGGATATACACTGGTTCCATTGGATATGCATTATAAGACAGGCAGGATCAAGCTGGAAATAGGCTTGGCCAAAGGCAAAAAGCAGCATGATAAGCGCGAATCCGAGAAGCAAAAAGAGTGGGAACGCACTAAACAACGCTTGATGCGTGACAAGTAA
- a CDS encoding type II toxin-antitoxin system RatA family toxin: MAEIEKSVLVEYSAEQMFALVDNVKEYPDFLPWCGGTSVDPQDEVTTHATVKINYHHIQHSFTTKNKRFPPDLIEMSLLDGPFEHLDGYWQFIPLSDNACKIKFRLHYTFSNKILEKLVGPVFHMIANSFVESFIERAEVIYGKR, translated from the coding sequence ATGGCAGAAATAGAAAAATCAGTTTTGGTTGAATATTCAGCTGAGCAAATGTTTGCATTAGTTGATAATGTCAAGGAATATCCGGATTTCCTTCCGTGGTGCGGCGGTACCTCGGTGGATCCTCAGGATGAAGTAACCACGCATGCGACAGTCAAGATCAATTATCATCATATCCAGCATAGCTTTACCACCAAGAACAAGCGCTTTCCGCCCGATTTGATTGAAATGAGCCTGCTGGATGGTCCTTTTGAGCACTTGGATGGTTATTGGCAGTTTATTCCATTATCCGATAATGCGTGCAAAATAAAATTTCGTTTGCATTATACTTTTTCAAATAAAATCCTGGAAAAGCTTGTGGGTCCGGTATTTCATATGATCGCAAATAGCTTTGTGGAATCCTTTATTGAGCGGGCGGAAGTAATCTACGGCAAACGATGA
- a CDS encoding RnfH family protein codes for MTTVIQVEIVYALPNIQVLKKMTVPDNCTVGEALALSGFLEQFPEIDPAKNKLGIFGKLVGPHTSLQSRDRIEIYRPLVIDPKEIRRIRAKRSLGSENRKS; via the coding sequence ATGACTACAGTGATTCAGGTTGAAATCGTCTATGCCCTTCCAAATATTCAGGTTTTGAAAAAAATGACTGTACCGGATAATTGTACGGTGGGTGAGGCCCTAGCGCTTTCGGGATTTTTGGAGCAATTTCCCGAAATAGATCCGGCAAAAAATAAGCTGGGCATTTTTGGAAAATTGGTTGGACCGCATACATCATTGCAGTCACGCGACAGAATCGAAATTTACCGGCCGCTGGTTATTGATCCCAAGGAAATCAGAAGAATACGCGCTAAACGTTCCTTGGGCTCAGAAAATCGTAAGTCATGA
- a CDS encoding ATP-dependent DNA helicase, translating to MLDIDSIFSSDGILSNHIKGYRARSQQLEMAQTIAATITKNQVLVAEAGTGTGKTFAYLVSALLAGGKVIISTGTKTLQDQLFNRDIPTVRAALKIPVTIALLKGRANYICHYHLERSLQDTQLSFVNRDEIQYLQKIERYANISNSGDKSGLNEVPETAAIWQHVTSTRDNCLGSECPSYKKCFVMEARKQALAADIVVVNHHLFFADVMLRDEGLSELLPACNTVIFDEAHQLPETASLFFGESISTGQLLDLVRDARVEAIHAAGDFVPLPEAIAAMEKAARDLRLTITEDNTRLSLSAINQHSDFNVALDKLLEQLLALVKQLESQSERSEGLENCRQRATNHLYLIQRWRSETEMRDHVRWIEVYHHALQLNATPLSIAEIFQKQMMTSPRAWIFTSATLSVKKDFSHYNNEMGLNTAQTACWDSPFDFSAQALLYVPIGLPEPHHKNYIDQVVQSALPVLRASRGRAFFLCTSLRAMQRIYELLQNSDDFSSFPLLLQGQGSRSYLLERFRKLDNAILVGSQSFWEGVDVRGEALSLVIIDKLPFAPPDDPVLSARIDKINNEGGNAFMQYQLPRAVINLKQGAGRLIRDETDRGVLMICDPRLTTKAYGRQIWQSLPPMKRTRDLAEVERFFCTD from the coding sequence ATGCTTGATATTGATTCCATTTTCTCATCCGATGGCATTCTTTCCAATCACATCAAGGGGTATCGTGCGCGTTCGCAGCAATTGGAAATGGCGCAGACCATTGCAGCGACAATAACCAAAAATCAAGTTCTGGTGGCTGAAGCAGGTACCGGAACCGGCAAAACTTTTGCCTATTTGGTGTCGGCTTTGTTGGCAGGGGGTAAAGTGATCATTTCCACTGGAACAAAAACGCTGCAAGACCAGTTGTTTAATCGTGATATTCCAACAGTGCGTGCGGCGCTTAAAATACCGGTTACGATTGCATTGTTAAAAGGGCGTGCAAATTATATTTGCCATTATCACTTGGAAAGAAGTTTGCAGGATACACAGCTGAGCTTTGTTAATCGCGACGAGATCCAGTATCTACAGAAAATAGAACGGTATGCGAATATCAGTAACAGTGGCGATAAAAGCGGTCTTAATGAAGTACCCGAAACGGCTGCCATTTGGCAGCATGTAACTTCAACCCGGGATAACTGCTTGGGTTCCGAGTGTCCCAGCTATAAAAAATGCTTCGTGATGGAAGCGCGCAAACAAGCATTAGCGGCGGATATCGTGGTGGTGAATCATCATTTGTTTTTTGCGGATGTCATGCTGCGCGATGAGGGCTTGTCGGAATTGCTGCCCGCCTGTAATACGGTCATTTTTGATGAGGCGCATCAATTACCGGAAACGGCCAGCCTGTTTTTTGGCGAATCGATCAGTACCGGGCAATTGCTGGATCTTGTACGGGATGCCAGAGTGGAAGCGATTCATGCGGCTGGGGACTTTGTGCCGCTGCCGGAAGCTATTGCCGCGATGGAAAAAGCTGCACGCGATTTGCGTTTAACCATCACGGAAGACAACACGCGGTTATCTTTGTCAGCAATCAATCAACACTCGGATTTCAATGTTGCGCTGGATAAGTTGCTGGAACAGTTGCTTGCCTTGGTAAAGCAACTGGAGAGTCAATCAGAGCGATCTGAAGGATTGGAAAATTGCCGTCAACGGGCCACCAATCATTTGTACCTGATTCAGCGCTGGCGTAGTGAAACAGAAATGCGGGATCATGTGCGGTGGATTGAAGTTTATCATCATGCCCTGCAGCTTAATGCAACGCCACTATCAATTGCCGAAATCTTTCAAAAACAAATGATGACATCGCCACGTGCCTGGATTTTTACTTCAGCAACTTTGTCGGTTAAAAAGGATTTCTCTCATTACAATAATGAAATGGGATTGAATACTGCGCAAACCGCTTGCTGGGATAGTCCATTTGATTTTTCTGCGCAGGCGCTGCTTTATGTACCGATAGGCTTGCCGGAGCCGCATCATAAAAATTATATTGACCAGGTTGTTCAATCGGCATTGCCGGTATTACGTGCCAGCCGCGGACGCGCTTTTTTCCTCTGTACCAGTTTACGTGCGATGCAACGGATTTATGAGTTATTACAGAATTCTGATGATTTCAGCTCTTTTCCGTTGTTACTTCAGGGCCAGGGCTCGCGCTCATATCTGTTGGAGCGTTTCCGCAAATTGGATAATGCGATTCTGGTTGGCAGTCAATCTTTCTGGGAAGGGGTCGATGTGCGAGGGGAAGCGTTGTCACTGGTTATCATTGATAAATTGCCGTTTGCGCCTCCGGACGATCCGGTTTTATCAGCGCGAATTGATAAAATTAATAATGAAGGTGGCAATGCGTTTATGCAATATCAATTGCCTCGCGCAGTTATAAATTTGAAGCAAGGAGCCGGGCGATTGATCCGGGATGAAACAGACCGCGGTGTCTTGATGATTTGTGATCCGCGTTTGACAACAAAAGCTTATGGCAGGCAGATATGGCAAAGTCTGCCTCCCATGAAGCGTACTCGGGATTTGGCAGAAGTCGAGCGCTTTTTTTGTACTGATTAA
- the xth gene encoding exodeoxyribonuclease III: MKLATWNVNSLKVRLPQVIDWLVEHQPDVLCLQEIKLINENFPINEIKAAGYESVFSGQKTYNGVAMLSKRQGSNIVTAIPGLADEQKRVIAATYGDLRVICAYVPNGENVESEKYEYKLRWLPAFTQWLKQELIDYKRLAVLGDFNIAPEDRDVYDAELWKGKVLCSGPERSAFGNMLNLGLTDSFRLFEQPEKSYTWWDYRMMAFRRNQGLRIDHILLSEELCSACMTCTIDKTMRKLDRPSDHAPVLVELACSLDI, encoded by the coding sequence ATGAAATTAGCAACATGGAATGTTAATTCTCTCAAAGTACGTCTTCCACAGGTAATTGACTGGCTGGTAGAACATCAACCCGATGTGTTATGTCTGCAGGAAATAAAATTAATCAATGAAAATTTTCCGATCAATGAAATAAAAGCTGCAGGCTATGAATCCGTCTTCTCCGGGCAAAAAACTTATAACGGTGTGGCGATGCTTAGTAAAAGGCAAGGAAGCAATATAGTTACTGCAATACCCGGCTTGGCTGATGAACAGAAAAGGGTAATCGCAGCAACTTATGGGGATTTGCGTGTGATTTGCGCCTATGTGCCTAATGGGGAGAATGTTGAGTCGGAAAAATATGAATATAAACTACGTTGGTTGCCAGCTTTTACTCAATGGCTGAAGCAGGAACTGATAGATTATAAGAGATTGGCAGTATTGGGCGATTTTAATATCGCACCGGAGGATCGGGATGTCTATGATGCCGAACTTTGGAAAGGAAAAGTGTTATGTAGCGGCCCCGAGCGTTCTGCTTTCGGAAATATGCTCAATTTAGGTTTGACTGATAGCTTCCGCTTGTTTGAGCAACCTGAGAAATCCTATACATGGTGGGATTACCGGATGATGGCGTTTCGTCGAAATCAGGGATTGCGGATTGATCACATACTCCTCAGCGAGGAACTTTGCAGCGCATGTATGACGTGTACGATTGATAAAACGATGCGCAAGCTTGATCGTCCTTCGGATCATGCACCCGTTTTGGTGGAGCTGGCTTGCTCACTGGATATTTAA
- a CDS encoding DUF4124 domain-containing protein, with product MPRNYFLLITLALFFSLSYAGVYKHIDENGNVTYSNIPSNDSRRIDLPPIIVVPPVDTGEVEDRITKRRESMKLREQREQLQNKIAEEEAQLNEVKSEYKDGMPDRLGSERNYQRYLNRVERLREEISAREKNLELMKNDLGKMPEKIR from the coding sequence ATGCCAAGAAATTACTTCTTGCTCATTACATTAGCACTATTTTTTAGCTTATCTTATGCCGGCGTCTATAAGCATATTGATGAGAATGGCAACGTAACCTATTCGAATATTCCTTCCAACGACTCCAGACGCATTGATTTACCGCCGATTATTGTCGTTCCACCTGTAGATACCGGTGAAGTTGAAGATCGAATTACGAAGCGCAGAGAGTCCATGAAACTTAGAGAGCAGCGCGAACAACTGCAAAATAAAATTGCCGAGGAAGAAGCGCAGCTTAATGAAGTAAAAAGCGAGTATAAAGATGGCATGCCGGACCGCTTGGGCAGTGAACGCAATTACCAAAGATACCTTAACCGGGTAGAACGGCTGCGAGAGGAAATCAGTGCACGTGAGAAAAACCTGGAATTAATGAAAAACGACTTGGGTAAAATGCCTGAAAAAATCAGATAG
- a CDS encoding DUF4124 domain-containing protein, with product MKTITFLILLIFMLPMGFPQAIAGSEIYKYVDKDGNITFTNRRVSNAEKISIASFSRNTKSSQSKPSSELNLPRVNDTTQKSRDAMRREILQKELIAEEKLFSETRDFLDEISNKPEFKNNSQEKTVQLKNKLLLHQRNVAALKKELGR from the coding sequence ATGAAAACTATAACATTCTTGATTTTATTGATCTTTATGTTGCCAATGGGCTTCCCGCAAGCAATAGCCGGTTCCGAGATATATAAGTATGTCGATAAGGATGGCAATATTACCTTCACTAATCGTCGCGTCTCTAATGCGGAAAAGATTTCCATTGCCTCGTTTTCGAGAAACACAAAATCCAGTCAGTCAAAACCAAGTTCAGAATTAAATCTTCCGCGCGTAAACGATACAACACAAAAAAGCCGTGATGCCATGCGCCGTGAGATTCTACAAAAAGAACTCATTGCCGAAGAAAAACTCTTTTCTGAAACACGGGATTTCTTGGACGAGATATCCAACAAGCCTGAGTTTAAGAATAATTCTCAGGAAAAGACTGTACAGCTAAAAAATAAATTACTTCTGCACCAAAGAAATGTTGCGGCATTAAAAAAAGAATTAGGTCGATAA